A region of Chloracidobacterium sp. DNA encodes the following proteins:
- a CDS encoding nuclear transport factor 2 family protein: protein MKHIFVSLILIAGMFGAAFGQCSEADKKALEAFDRDWGKATVAGDRAALSMMFADDFMALPGGVNKATSIDNAVKNAEAAKKNPNPDKVTHDHYIITCTPNTATITHRNTIWTADGVGGKPETYYGRSVHFLEKRGGKWQAVSNAGGGDLDDYGVIWYLEQDWNNAFWKKDAEWFKKNFASDFSNISASDGALGGKTEELASMMSDKSTYDMVETTNMNIAIEGKTARVTGIFHLKGEDKDGKAFDTNIRYTDIWVKRDGNWVAWSSQGTMMK from the coding sequence ATGAAACACATATTTGTATCTTTAATTTTGATCGCGGGCATGTTTGGAGCCGCGTTTGGACAGTGCAGCGAAGCAGACAAGAAAGCTCTCGAAGCTTTTGACCGAGATTGGGGTAAGGCGACCGTTGCCGGCGACCGGGCGGCTTTGTCGATGATGTTTGCCGATGATTTTATGGCTCTGCCAGGCGGAGTTAATAAGGCGACCTCGATCGACAATGCGGTAAAGAATGCCGAAGCTGCTAAGAAAAATCCTAACCCCGACAAGGTTACGCATGATCATTACATCATTACCTGTACGCCAAACACCGCGACCATCACGCACCGCAACACCATTTGGACCGCCGATGGTGTAGGCGGAAAGCCGGAGACCTACTACGGACGCAGCGTTCATTTTCTCGAAAAACGCGGCGGCAAATGGCAGGCTGTGAGCAATGCAGGCGGCGGAGACTTGGACGATTACGGCGTCATTTGGTATCTCGAACAGGATTGGAACAATGCGTTCTGGAAAAAAGACGCCGAGTGGTTCAAGAAGAACTTCGCATCGGATTTCAGCAATATCAGCGCCAGCGACGGTGCTTTGGGCGGCAAGACCGAAGAACTTGCCAGTATGATGAGCGACAAGAGCACCTACGACATGGTAGAAACCACTAACATGAACATTGCCATCGAAGGCAAGACCGCTCGTGTCACAGGCATCTTTCACCTCAAAGGCGAAGACAAAGATGGCAAGGCGTTCGACACCAATATCCGCTACACCGACATCTGGGTGAAACGTGACGGCAACTGGGTCGCATGGTCATCACAGGGAACGATGATGAAGTAG
- the secA gene encoding preprotein translocase subunit SecA: MAVNSFADKLVKKIFGSSSDIFLKNVAPIIDQINAWEPKLEKLSDAELQAQTPKFKEMIVNRLEGIDDKEERRKAEQEILSEILPEAYATVREGSRRVTGMRHFDVQMIGGVALHQGRIAEMRTGEGKTLVATLPSYLNGLTGRGVHVVTVNDYLASRDAEWMGKIHTFLGLTVGCIQNDQDDVERKDAYACSITYGTNNEFGFDYLRDNMKFDVESLVQPDHYFAIIDEVDSILIDEARTPLIISGASDEATDKYFTANEIIPHFERGHKDEETKVTTGDYLLDEKNHSSVLTEAGVTKAEKLLGVSNLYDPANMDLLHCVEQALKAHTLYKRDHQYVVQDGEVLIVDDFTGRLMQGRRWSDGLHQAVEAKEGVKIERENQTLATITLQNYFRMYEKLGGMTGTAETEAEEFGTVYSLDVVQIPTNQPMVRIDSSDMIYRTLPEKWDAVVEEIKELHNEGRPVLVGTVSVENSELVAQKLKAIGVPHKVLNAKYHEQEAEIIAQAGRKGAVTIATNMAGRGTDILLGGNPESLARDYLKRQEINPDEATPEQFETELRKAKAVVAEEHKEVVAVGGLHILGTERHESRRIDNQLRGRAGRQGDPGSSRFVLSLEDDLMRIFAGDKVRSMMEWLGMEKGVAIESKTVSKQIERAQKAVEARNFETRKHVLKYDDVMNKQRETIYGLRRQLMFEPEHREYLLGDNGVAKDLLADLTGSFLPLESPDKWEIETYAAEIESIYAIDPARDADVDFKRMNPREIEEAIWKKASANYAEKEKLAGDESLRAYERYIMLNIIDSQWKDHLLSIDQVKQGIGLVGYGQKDPLVEYKKQSFDMFQDMLDRIDTNTTKALFHLEVVTQDDRDERERLARLEQQRARRQAAGMAFTGAMATAEAAGAEAARHTPYVRDTPKMKPNEACYCGSGKKFKKCHGTAI, encoded by the coding sequence CGCCGATCATTGACCAGATCAACGCTTGGGAACCGAAGCTCGAAAAGCTTTCTGATGCGGAGTTGCAGGCACAGACTCCAAAGTTTAAAGAGATGATCGTAAATCGTCTCGAAGGCATTGACGACAAAGAAGAACGCCGTAAGGCAGAGCAAGAAATTCTGAGTGAGATATTGCCTGAGGCTTATGCGACGGTTCGCGAAGGCTCGCGTCGTGTGACCGGAATGCGGCACTTCGACGTGCAGATGATCGGCGGCGTCGCTTTGCACCAGGGCCGTATCGCCGAGATGCGAACAGGTGAAGGTAAAACGCTCGTCGCGACCTTGCCGTCATATCTCAACGGCCTGACCGGTCGTGGCGTTCATGTCGTAACCGTCAACGATTATCTCGCTTCGCGTGACGCGGAATGGATGGGCAAAATTCACACCTTTCTCGGCTTGACGGTCGGCTGTATCCAAAACGATCAGGACGACGTCGAGCGTAAGGACGCCTACGCATGCTCGATCACGTACGGTACCAATAACGAATTCGGCTTCGACTATCTGCGTGACAACATGAAGTTCGATGTCGAGTCGCTCGTTCAACCCGATCATTATTTTGCGATCATCGACGAGGTCGATTCTATCCTCATCGACGAAGCCCGAACACCGCTGATCATCTCCGGCGCATCGGACGAAGCAACGGACAAATACTTCACGGCGAACGAGATCATCCCACACTTTGAACGCGGCCATAAAGACGAGGAAACGAAGGTAACTACCGGCGACTATTTGCTGGATGAAAAGAATCACTCATCAGTTCTGACCGAAGCCGGTGTGACAAAGGCAGAGAAACTTCTCGGCGTCTCGAATCTTTACGATCCGGCAAATATGGATCTCCTTCATTGCGTCGAGCAGGCCCTAAAAGCACACACGCTCTACAAACGCGATCATCAATATGTCGTGCAGGACGGCGAAGTTCTCATCGTTGATGATTTTACCGGACGCTTGATGCAGGGACGACGTTGGTCGGACGGATTGCACCAGGCTGTCGAAGCGAAAGAAGGCGTCAAGATCGAGCGTGAAAATCAAACTCTCGCTACGATCACGCTGCAGAACTATTTCCGCATGTACGAAAAGCTCGGCGGCATGACAGGAACCGCCGAGACCGAAGCGGAAGAATTCGGCACGGTTTACTCGCTCGACGTTGTTCAGATACCGACCAATCAGCCGATGGTACGAATTGATTCGTCGGACATGATCTATCGCACGCTTCCCGAAAAATGGGATGCCGTTGTCGAAGAGATCAAGGAACTTCACAACGAAGGCAGGCCCGTTCTGGTCGGAACCGTGTCGGTCGAAAACTCCGAGCTTGTCGCCCAAAAGCTAAAAGCCATCGGCGTGCCGCATAAGGTTCTCAACGCCAAATATCACGAACAGGAAGCCGAGATCATCGCTCAGGCCGGTCGTAAAGGAGCCGTCACGATCGCGACTAACATGGCAGGCCGCGGAACCGACATTCTACTTGGCGGCAATCCGGAATCGCTGGCTCGCGATTATCTAAAACGACAAGAGATCAATCCCGACGAAGCGACGCCGGAACAATTTGAAACCGAATTGCGAAAAGCAAAAGCTGTTGTTGCGGAAGAGCACAAAGAGGTCGTCGCCGTCGGTGGATTGCACATTCTCGGTACCGAACGTCACGAGTCACGCCGTATCGACAATCAGCTTCGCGGTCGTGCGGGACGACAAGGCGATCCCGGAAGTTCGCGTTTCGTTCTCTCGCTCGAAGACGATCTGATGCGTATCTTTGCCGGCGACAAGGTCCGCTCGATGATGGAATGGCTCGGCATGGAAAAAGGCGTCGCCATTGAATCTAAGACGGTTTCAAAACAGATCGAACGTGCTCAGAAAGCTGTCGAAGCCCGTAACTTCGAGACTCGCAAACACGTCCTCAAATACGACGACGTTATGAACAAACAGCGTGAAACCATCTACGGCCTGCGTCGTCAGCTGATGTTCGAGCCTGAGCATCGCGAATATCTACTCGGCGACAACGGCGTTGCCAAAGACCTTCTCGCCGATTTGACCGGGAGCTTTTTACCTTTGGAATCGCCGGACAAATGGGAGATCGAAACTTACGCAGCCGAGATCGAGAGCATTTATGCCATTGATCCAGCAAGAGATGCAGACGTCGATTTCAAACGGATGAATCCGCGAGAGATAGAAGAAGCGATCTGGAAAAAGGCTTCCGCCAATTACGCTGAGAAGGAAAAACTAGCGGGTGACGAATCCTTACGTGCCTACGAGCGTTACATCATGCTCAACATCATCGACAGCCAGTGGAAAGATCACCTGCTCTCGATCGATCAGGTCAAGCAAGGTATCGGTCTCGTAGGTTACGGGCAGAAAGACCCGCTTGTCGAATATAAAAAGCAGTCGTTCGATATGTTCCAGGACATGCTCGACCGCATCGATACGAATACGACCAAGGCGCTGTTTCACCTTGAGGTCGTCACGCAGGACGACCGCGACGAACGCGAACGCCTCGCCCGTCTCGAACAGCAGCGTGCCCGACGCCAAGCCGCAGGCATGGCATTTACCGGAGCAATGGCAACCGCCGAAGCCGCCGGTGCCGAAGCCGCCCGCCACACGCCGTACGTACGTGACACTCCGAAAATGAAACCCAACGAAGCCTGCTACTGCGGCTCGGGAAAAAAGTTCAAGAAGTGTCACGGAACGGCCATATAA
- a CDS encoding nuclear transport factor 2 family protein — MKKIFLMSMMLVVAAFFTACGGSGANTASNKPANATSNAAAAPAPDKATVEAEVRKALDEFNAALNGSNTAALEKMYSDEYTLIDQNGAMQTKVSRIEAVKSGKLKWEGLKFNDLKIKTHPTGDGAIVTALVAGKMTIDGKTEERNSMVTWVLGKSKDKGWQIMNAQITDIKGGAAKSDNNTKSVDGTAQPPKATGNPKVDAVVGDDIPPPKKK, encoded by the coding sequence ATGAAAAAAATATTTTTGATGTCGATGATGCTCGTTGTTGCGGCATTCTTTACAGCATGTGGCGGCTCCGGTGCTAACACTGCGAGCAACAAACCTGCTAATGCAACAAGTAATGCAGCCGCTGCTCCTGCTCCGGACAAGGCAACGGTCGAGGCGGAGGTCAGAAAGGCGCTCGACGAGTTTAATGCCGCTCTGAACGGCAGCAACACCGCTGCACTCGAAAAAATGTATTCCGATGAATATACGCTGATCGACCAGAACGGAGCAATGCAGACCAAGGTTTCAAGGATCGAGGCAGTAAAATCCGGAAAGCTCAAATGGGAAGGCCTTAAATTTAATGACCTTAAGATCAAAACGCATCCTACCGGCGACGGAGCGATCGTTACTGCACTTGTTGCAGGCAAAATGACAATTGACGGAAAGACCGAAGAGAGAAACTCGATGGTCACATGGGTGCTCGGCAAATCTAAAGACAAAGGCTGGCAGATTATGAATGCCCAAATAACCGACATAAAGGGCGGTGCGGCAAAGTCTGACAACAACACAAAGTCCGTTGACGGCACTGCCCAACCTCCGAAGGCAACAGGTAATCCAAAGGTTGATGCAGTAGTAGGTGACGACATACCGCCGCCAAAGAAGAAATAA
- a CDS encoding dipeptidase: MNNTIVLFLLFSFGSSVIAQTMPKDADPKLWAKALSIHRKAIIVDGHNDIPSPMANEDFDLGTPTVGKYHEDGDPFHSDLGRFKASGITGEFFSIYVSGSTLKSGGSMRRAMELIDVTYRATEKYPDQLSQCTTAAEIRHAKRQGKLCVLMGIEGGYAIENSLAALREFYRLGVRYMTLTHNVTHDWADAHRDEPKNNGLSEFGKEVVREMNRLGMFIDISHVSVKVMNDVLDITNAPIIASHSSARALNDHTRNVPDDVLKRVAKNGGVIMVNFLPGFLDARTNKEDNERAARLKPQIDALKEQYKNEPKLLNAAERKLLDENPIYITPYTRIVDHIDHIKAVAGIDNVGLGSDFDGIPYLPAGMNGAEDLVLVTYEMLRRGYTEKEIRKVLGENLLRAMSIMESVAKINTRKISGEGSLKRIK, from the coding sequence ATGAACAACACAATCGTGCTATTTTTGCTTTTTTCGTTCGGCAGTTCAGTCATCGCTCAAACAATGCCAAAGGACGCCGATCCAAAACTCTGGGCAAAGGCGTTATCTATTCACCGAAAAGCCATAATTGTTGATGGCCACAATGATATTCCATCGCCAATGGCGAACGAGGATTTTGACCTCGGAACGCCGACCGTGGGCAAATATCATGAGGACGGCGATCCGTTTCATTCTGATCTGGGGCGATTTAAGGCGAGCGGAATCACCGGTGAGTTTTTCTCGATCTATGTTTCAGGTTCAACTTTGAAATCAGGCGGCTCAATGCGGCGTGCGATGGAATTGATCGATGTCACATATCGAGCGACGGAAAAATACCCGGATCAATTGTCACAATGCACAACTGCGGCGGAGATCCGACATGCAAAGCGTCAAGGCAAATTATGTGTGCTTATGGGCATAGAAGGCGGTTATGCGATAGAGAATTCACTCGCCGCATTGCGAGAATTCTACCGCCTCGGCGTCAGATATATGACGTTAACGCACAATGTTACACACGACTGGGCCGACGCACATCGCGACGAACCCAAGAACAACGGCTTGTCTGAATTTGGCAAAGAAGTTGTACGCGAAATGAATCGTTTGGGGATGTTCATCGACATTTCTCATGTGTCAGTGAAAGTGATGAACGACGTCCTTGATATTACCAATGCTCCGATCATCGCATCACATTCATCTGCGAGAGCACTTAACGACCATACCCGTAACGTGCCTGACGATGTCCTGAAACGCGTTGCCAAAAACGGCGGAGTGATAATGGTCAACTTTCTGCCGGGTTTTCTAGATGCCAGAACTAACAAAGAAGATAACGAACGTGCCGCGAGACTCAAACCGCAGATCGATGCGCTAAAGGAGCAGTATAAGAACGAACCGAAGCTCCTTAACGCGGCTGAAAGAAAATTGCTTGACGAAAATCCGATCTACATCACTCCGTACACGCGTATCGTTGACCATATAGACCATATTAAAGCGGTCGCAGGTATTGACAATGTCGGCTTAGGCTCGGATTTTGACGGCATTCCTTATCTGCCCGCAGGAATGAACGGAGCTGAAGACCTTGTGCTGGTGACCTACGAGATGCTCAGACGCGGCTACACCGAAAAAGAGATCCGCAAAGTGCTTGGCGAAAATCTGCTTCGGGCGATGTCAATAATGGAGTCAGTTGCAAAGATCAACACTCGTAAGATCAGCGGTGAGGGAAGTTTGAAACGAATCAAATAG
- a CDS encoding EAL domain-containing protein, which yields MANKLTSSSKKTTRNARKTKQSALPQVFSGQLPNDATYQGFIENLPVMFYAVEPTPPYKPIYISPTFEAFGYPISEWMNDANIWDRIIHPDDQETILNGTRKAMKDGNSIDYEYRVICKDESVMWVRDRSCFIKDANGQSLCWQGVVLDITERRQAEISLHNAVSLFASTFESTADGIVVMSLDRQIVTCNSKFTEMWKIDQSIIESKNGFAMVEQVVPQIKDPEQFVENLEKLYSDPMATSTEILELHDGRLYERYSQPQFMEGVPVGRVCCFRDITERNLAEEKLRYYAHHDTLTDLPNRVQFMNHLRQAVERAEGNNYAKFAVLFLDLDRFKVINDSLGHAVGDKLLVAIAERLTTCVRPGDVVARLGGDEFVILLNRSGDTPEVVNVAERLQSRISEPFKIDNYEVFTSASIGIIVSSNVQRKAEDFLRDADAAMYRAKESGKARYEIFDRKMYVQNMNLLQVETDLRHAVERNEFEVLYQPIVNLATGTAHEFEALIRWQHPIHGLVAPNEFVHVAEETGLIIQIGKWILDESCRQVAEWQRRYNLPLSISVNLSAKQLMHPTLTAQVQDVLSRTGLDPSQLKLEVTESTVMEHSEKSMNILSELDALGVSLSTDDFGTGYSSLSYLQRFPFDRLKIDRSFINIMGESEKSAAIVKTILMLGENLNIEVVAEGIETVSHLEKLRQLGCTAGQGYLFSRPIDREGAERFLDDGANVFANNPLLEYRHATPIIEVTDVQ from the coding sequence ATGGCAAATAAGTTGACCTCTAGTTCAAAAAAAACGACCAGAAACGCCCGAAAGACAAAACAATCGGCGCTTCCGCAGGTGTTTTCCGGTCAATTGCCAAACGACGCCACATATCAGGGTTTTATCGAAAACCTGCCGGTAATGTTCTACGCCGTAGAACCAACGCCGCCGTATAAACCGATCTACATAAGCCCAACCTTTGAAGCTTTCGGTTACCCGATCAGCGAGTGGATGAACGATGCTAACATCTGGGATCGCATAATCCATCCTGACGATCAGGAAACGATCCTGAATGGTACCCGTAAGGCGATGAAAGACGGCAATAGCATCGATTATGAATATCGCGTCATCTGCAAAGACGAAAGTGTAATGTGGGTCCGCGACCGAAGCTGCTTTATCAAGGACGCGAATGGCCAATCGCTTTGCTGGCAAGGCGTTGTACTTGATATCACCGAACGCCGCCAAGCTGAGATCTCTCTTCACAATGCTGTCTCGCTTTTTGCCTCAACGTTTGAATCAACCGCTGACGGCATTGTCGTTATGAGTCTCGATCGCCAGATCGTTACCTGTAACAGCAAATTCACCGAAATGTGGAAGATCGATCAGAGCATAATCGAAAGCAAGAACGGCTTTGCGATGGTCGAGCAGGTCGTTCCTCAAATAAAAGATCCGGAGCAGTTCGTCGAAAATCTCGAAAAGCTCTACTCCGATCCGATGGCAACATCGACCGAAATTCTCGAATTACACGACGGACGGCTTTACGAAAGATACTCGCAGCCACAGTTTATGGAAGGCGTGCCTGTCGGACGTGTTTGCTGCTTCCGCGACATTACGGAACGCAACCTTGCCGAAGAAAAGCTTCGATATTACGCCCATCATGACACGCTGACAGACCTTCCAAATCGCGTCCAGTTCATGAACCACCTTCGCCAAGCCGTTGAGCGTGCCGAAGGAAACAATTACGCCAAGTTCGCCGTTCTCTTCCTCGATCTCGATCGTTTCAAGGTTATCAACGACAGTCTCGGCCATGCGGTGGGTGACAAGCTGCTCGTTGCAATCGCAGAACGCCTCACGACCTGTGTCCGTCCTGGCGACGTTGTCGCAAGGCTCGGCGGCGACGAATTTGTCATTCTGCTAAACCGCAGCGGTGATACGCCCGAAGTCGTCAACGTCGCCGAACGTCTGCAGTCAAGGATCTCGGAACCGTTCAAGATCGACAATTACGAGGTCTTTACGAGTGCGAGTATCGGTATTATCGTGTCCAGCAACGTGCAGCGAAAAGCCGAAGACTTCTTGCGTGATGCTGACGCCGCAATGTATCGAGCCAAAGAATCGGGCAAGGCACGTTACGAAATATTTGACCGTAAGATGTACGTTCAGAACATGAACCTGCTTCAGGTCGAGACCGATCTTCGTCACGCCGTTGAACGCAACGAATTTGAGGTTCTCTATCAACCGATAGTTAATCTCGCGACCGGAACTGCTCATGAATTCGAAGCGTTGATCCGCTGGCAGCATCCAATTCACGGGCTTGTCGCTCCGAACGAATTTGTACACGTTGCCGAAGAGACAGGCCTCATCATCCAGATCGGAAAATGGATACTCGACGAATCTTGCCGACAGGTTGCCGAGTGGCAGCGTCGATATAATTTGCCTCTTTCGATCAGCGTTAACCTCTCTGCAAAGCAATTGATGCATCCGACGCTCACCGCTCAGGTTCAGGACGTTTTGTCTCGTACCGGCCTCGACCCGAGCCAGCTAAAGCTCGAAGTGACCGAAAGCACCGTCATGGAGCACAGCGAAAAATCGATGAACATCCTGTCCGAGCTTGACGCTCTCGGCGTATCGCTTTCGACCGACGATTTCGGCACAGGTTATTCCAGCTTGAGTTATTTGCAGCGTTTCCCGTTCGACCGCTTGAAGATCGACCGTTCATTCATCAACATAATGGGCGAAAGCGAAAAGAGTGCTGCGATCGTAAAGACCATCCTTATGCTCGGCGAAAACCTCAACATCGAGGTCGTCGCCGAAGGCATCGAAACCGTCTCACATCTCGAAAAGCTTCGCCAACTCGGCTGCACAGCCGGTCAAGGCTATCTCTTCTCACGCCCTATCGACCGCGAAGGAGCCGAACGCTTCCTCGACGACGGTGCAAACGTCTTTGCCAACAACCCGCTCCTAGAATACCGCCACGCAACGCCTATCATCGAAGTCACCGACGTACAATAA